One genomic region from Parafrankia irregularis encodes:
- a CDS encoding serine/threonine-protein kinase, whose product MADGPVGSAAGRAAARPRWCAVIYDREQVARALPDYVLGEHLGSGTFGAVLAAQHREMDRPVAVKVLPAKTLRGNTTDEAKLLGQLDHPHVVRVHDARRTDDLCLVVMELLPGGTLTQRQIGFGPTQVCAVGLAVAAALAYIHRPGGQAQGLLHRDIKPDNILFAADGTPKVGDFGIAKLFDGSGAAASGLAGTPAYMAPEQFNGDRLSPATDLYALATVLYQALAGRAPYDGSKEWGLLRYQKRKDPPPPLDDVPTPVAMVIMRTLARSPADRYASAVEFSLALARAGAEAFGPGWLTRVGHPLHLDDAVRATAGSGVPGGSATDTAGQRTIVTHGGPRRHPEHRGPRTGQPGGIRTGQPGGIRTGQSGGIRTSQQRTRHDDHPEVLAAAHSDASELSDVGDHEAARTLDEDTLARRLRVLGPDHRDTLATAHNLAADLAALGDQRGARDLYLDTFARRRAVLGPADAGTLTTAFNLAVVLSALDEHEHARDLGEETLRLRRGTLGPDHADTLAAAFNLAVYLGRLGRYQEARTIGENVWADRCRLLGAGHPDVLRTAAALQWWIHQDQAAAPEQAVAPTP is encoded by the coding sequence GTGGCCGACGGGCCGGTGGGCAGCGCGGCGGGCCGGGCGGCGGCACGGCCACGGTGGTGTGCGGTGATCTACGACCGGGAGCAGGTCGCCCGAGCGCTGCCGGACTACGTCCTCGGCGAGCATCTCGGCTCGGGAACGTTCGGTGCCGTGCTGGCCGCGCAGCACCGGGAGATGGACCGGCCGGTGGCGGTCAAGGTGCTGCCGGCCAAGACCTTGCGTGGCAACACCACCGACGAGGCCAAGCTGCTCGGTCAGCTCGACCATCCTCATGTGGTGCGGGTCCACGACGCGAGGCGGACCGACGACCTGTGCCTCGTGGTGATGGAGCTGCTGCCCGGTGGCACGCTGACCCAACGACAGATCGGCTTCGGGCCGACGCAGGTCTGCGCGGTCGGCCTGGCGGTGGCCGCGGCGCTGGCCTACATCCACCGTCCGGGCGGCCAGGCCCAGGGCCTGCTGCACCGCGACATCAAGCCCGACAACATCCTGTTCGCCGCGGACGGAACGCCGAAGGTCGGCGACTTCGGGATCGCGAAGCTCTTCGACGGATCGGGCGCCGCGGCCAGCGGGCTCGCCGGCACCCCGGCGTACATGGCGCCCGAGCAGTTCAACGGCGACCGGCTGAGCCCGGCGACCGACCTGTACGCGCTGGCCACCGTGCTCTACCAGGCACTCGCGGGCCGCGCCCCCTACGACGGGTCAAAGGAGTGGGGCCTGCTGCGCTACCAGAAGCGCAAGGACCCCCCACCACCGCTGGACGACGTGCCCACCCCCGTCGCCATGGTGATCATGCGGACGCTGGCGAGGTCCCCGGCCGACCGCTACGCCAGCGCCGTCGAGTTCTCCCTGGCCCTCGCCCGGGCCGGAGCCGAGGCCTTCGGCCCGGGCTGGCTCACCCGTGTCGGGCACCCCCTGCACCTCGACGACGCCGTCCGGGCCACCGCCGGATCCGGCGTCCCCGGCGGATCGGCCACGGACACCGCCGGCCAGCGGACCATCGTCACGCACGGCGGGCCGCGACGGCACCCCGAGCACCGCGGCCCCCGCACCGGCCAGCCCGGGGGCATCCGCACCGGCCAGCCCGGGGGCATCCGCACCGGCCAGTCCGGCGGCATCCGCACCAGCCAGCAGCGGACCCGGCACGACGACCATCCGGAAGTCCTCGCCGCGGCACACAGCGACGCCAGCGAGCTGAGCGACGTCGGCGACCACGAGGCCGCCCGCACCCTCGACGAGGACACGCTCGCCCGGCGCCTGCGCGTCCTCGGACCCGACCATCGCGACACCCTCGCCACGGCCCACAACCTCGCCGCCGACCTCGCCGCGCTCGGCGACCAGCGCGGTGCCCGCGACCTCTACCTGGACACCTTCGCCCGGCGCCGCGCCGTCCTCGGCCCCGCCGACGCCGGGACCCTCACCACGGCCTTCAACCTCGCGGTCGTGCTGAGCGCCCTCGACGAGCACGAGCACGCCCGCGATCTCGGCGAGGAAACCCTCAGGCTGCGGCGCGGCACGCTCGGCCCCGACCACGCCGACACCCTCGCCGCGGCCTTCAACCTCGCCGTCTATCTGGGCCGGCTCGGCCGCTACCAGGAGGCCCGCACGATCGGCGAGAACGTCTGGGCCGACCGCTGCCGGCTCCTCGGCGCCGGCCATCCCGACGTTCTGCGCACCGCGGCGGCGCTGCAGTGGTGGATCCACCAGGACCAGGCCGCCGCGCCAGAGCAGGCCGTCGCGCCCACTCCGTGA
- a CDS encoding acyl-CoA thioesterase translates to MAVTAQRPEFADLLSLETIDRDIFRGSCHDGAPMRAFGGQVAAQAQIAAGRTVEPDRWMHSLHGYFLRPGRTDAPILYLVERIRDGRSFSTRRVSAVQNGETIFSMSASFQRPRDTAEEHQLKAPDVPLPETLRRWWGPIDEAPEYRPFLLIDVRSIPSGAEGAAHRPAFDPALAAADGMPRQNVWVRVDQPLPDDPLLHACALTYLSDLTLASTASLPYGAGPGRVDVVSLDHAMWFHRPFRADDWLLFAQDSPSVGGARGLSRGTFFTRDGQLVASAIQEAGLLRR, encoded by the coding sequence GTGGCGGTGACCGCGCAGCGGCCCGAGTTCGCGGATCTGCTGTCGCTGGAGACCATCGATCGCGACATCTTCCGTGGCTCATGCCATGACGGCGCACCGATGCGCGCCTTCGGCGGGCAGGTCGCGGCGCAGGCCCAGATCGCCGCGGGCCGGACGGTGGAGCCCGACCGGTGGATGCACTCCCTGCACGGCTATTTCCTGCGGCCGGGGCGCACCGATGCGCCGATCCTGTACCTCGTCGAACGCATCCGGGACGGCCGGTCGTTCTCCACCCGCCGCGTGAGCGCGGTCCAGAACGGCGAGACCATCTTCTCGATGTCGGCGTCGTTCCAACGGCCGCGTGACACCGCCGAGGAGCACCAGCTGAAGGCACCGGACGTCCCGCTGCCGGAGACGCTGCGCCGCTGGTGGGGGCCGATCGACGAGGCCCCCGAGTACCGGCCGTTCCTGCTGATCGACGTCCGCTCGATCCCGAGCGGCGCCGAGGGCGCGGCGCACCGGCCGGCGTTCGATCCCGCGCTCGCGGCTGCCGACGGGATGCCGCGCCAGAACGTCTGGGTACGGGTCGACCAGCCGCTGCCGGACGACCCGCTGCTGCATGCCTGCGCGCTGACCTACCTGTCCGACCTGACCCTGGCGAGCACCGCGAGCCTGCCCTACGGCGCCGGGCCGGGCCGCGTCGACGTGGTCTCCCTCGACCACGCGATGTGGTTCCACCGGCCCTTCCGCGCCGACGACTGGCTGCTGTTCGCGCAGGACAGCCCCAGCGTCGGCGGCGCGCGCGGGCTTTCCCGGGGCACCTTCTTCACCCGGGACGGCCAGCTCGTCGCCTCCGCCATCCAGGAAGCCGGCCTGCTCCGACGCTGA
- a CDS encoding response regulator yields the protein MTGAAEAGAGAAAEAASPPLRVVIVDDQALVRAGFAMILAADGIEVVAEAANGVQAVEAVRRTCPDVVLMDIRMPEMDGLEATRRILGSATVTGVPRVIILTTFDLDRYVYAALAAGASGFLLKDVSPEQLVGAVRLVRLGDALLAPAITRRLVERFARADRGTALHRDLSTLTPRELEVLQLLASGLSNAELAARLSLSEATVKTHVARIMAKLGLRDRAQAVVVAYETGLVTPGAGAGGELG from the coding sequence GTGACCGGCGCGGCAGAGGCCGGGGCAGGGGCAGCCGCAGAGGCAGCGTCGCCGCCGCTGCGGGTGGTGATCGTCGACGATCAGGCGCTGGTGCGTGCTGGTTTCGCGATGATCCTGGCCGCCGACGGAATCGAGGTCGTCGCCGAGGCCGCCAACGGCGTCCAGGCGGTGGAGGCGGTGCGCCGGACCTGCCCGGACGTCGTGCTCATGGACATCCGCATGCCGGAGATGGACGGGCTGGAGGCCACCCGGCGCATCCTCGGCAGCGCCACGGTGACCGGCGTGCCTCGGGTGATCATCCTGACGACGTTCGACCTCGACCGGTACGTCTACGCGGCGCTGGCCGCCGGCGCCAGCGGATTCCTGCTCAAGGACGTCAGCCCGGAGCAGCTCGTCGGGGCGGTGCGCCTGGTCCGGCTCGGGGACGCGCTGCTGGCGCCGGCGATCACCCGACGACTCGTCGAACGGTTCGCCCGCGCCGACCGCGGCACCGCCCTGCACCGTGACCTCTCCACCCTGACCCCGCGGGAGCTCGAGGTGCTTCAGCTGCTGGCATCCGGTCTGAGCAACGCGGAGCTCGCGGCGCGACTGAGCCTGAGCGAGGCGACGGTGAAGACCCACGTCGCGCGGATCATGGCCAAGCTCGGGCTTCGGGACCGCGCGCAGGCGGTGGTCGTCGCCTACGAGACCGGGCTGGTCACGCCGGGCGCCGGAGCGGGCGGCGAGCTGGGCTGA
- a CDS encoding sensor histidine kinase, protein MTRPSPGDRWRRLRPRVDGPAGGLSAWAWAADVILAVVLAAATMIATWQSSGDFSVRVPVSSGVGEHSQAQGQRNPVEPSDPVEQPEQRGQPERPEQPDPPDPPDPPDPLVRRGWPGIAPVGPFEYAQQVPGRAPVWQLVLAGLSALPLLARRWRPLAAYAAVLVPALLVQVRATGDDTTVFTFISVLIAAYSAAMYSPHRRAAVACVLVGAAVVAVRHEHNVPEISSAYLPFLLLIPIGLAANAIHGQTQRIRRLEAEQATASRRAVDQERARIARELHDVVTHNVSVMVIQAGAARKVLDLAPDRAREALLSVEAGGRAAMSELRHVMGLLTMTMPLAETTAETTAAATAAAAMAEPVDRAETGLEPQPGLGQLGALVARVGDAGVAVEVRTEGTPLALSTGADLTAYRVVQEAMTNTMKHAAGARIQVRLGYEPDRLRIDVTDSGGMPTAAASAGSGAGLLGLRERLAVYGGTLEAGERPTGGYRVTAVIPVPGPIPVPAP, encoded by the coding sequence GTGACGCGCCCCAGCCCCGGTGACCGCTGGCGGCGGCTCCGACCCCGCGTCGACGGCCCGGCCGGCGGGCTGTCGGCCTGGGCCTGGGCGGCCGACGTGATCCTGGCGGTGGTGCTCGCGGCGGCGACGATGATCGCGACCTGGCAGTCGTCAGGCGATTTCAGCGTCCGGGTGCCCGTGTCGTCCGGCGTCGGCGAGCACTCGCAGGCACAGGGCCAGCGGAACCCGGTGGAACCGTCTGACCCGGTCGAACAACCAGAACAGCGAGGACAGCCGGAACGGCCAGAGCAGCCGGACCCTCCGGACCCTCCGGACCCTCCGGACCCGCTGGTCCGGAGGGGCTGGCCGGGGATCGCGCCGGTGGGGCCGTTCGAGTACGCCCAGCAGGTACCCGGGCGTGCCCCGGTCTGGCAGCTCGTCCTCGCCGGGCTGAGCGCGTTGCCGCTGCTCGCCCGCAGGTGGCGTCCACTCGCCGCCTACGCGGCGGTGCTCGTCCCGGCGCTGCTGGTCCAGGTGCGTGCCACCGGCGACGACACGACCGTGTTCACCTTCATCTCGGTCCTCATCGCGGCCTACAGCGCGGCGATGTACAGCCCGCACCGACGAGCCGCGGTCGCGTGTGTCCTGGTCGGCGCGGCGGTGGTCGCCGTGCGCCACGAGCACAACGTGCCGGAGATCTCCTCCGCCTACCTGCCGTTCCTGCTGCTGATCCCGATCGGGCTGGCGGCGAACGCCATCCACGGGCAGACGCAGCGGATCCGGCGCCTCGAGGCCGAGCAGGCCACAGCGAGCCGGCGCGCGGTCGACCAGGAGCGGGCCCGGATCGCCCGGGAGCTGCACGACGTGGTCACGCACAACGTCAGCGTGATGGTCATCCAGGCCGGGGCCGCCCGCAAGGTGCTCGACCTCGCCCCCGACCGGGCTCGCGAGGCGCTGCTCTCGGTGGAGGCGGGTGGGCGGGCCGCGATGTCGGAGCTGCGGCACGTGATGGGCCTGCTGACGATGACGATGCCGCTGGCGGAGACGACGGCGGAGACGACCGCGGCGGCGACGGCGGCAGCGGCGATGGCGGAGCCGGTGGATCGGGCCGAGACCGGGCTGGAGCCGCAGCCGGGTCTCGGCCAGCTCGGCGCGCTCGTCGCCCGGGTCGGTGACGCCGGCGTCGCGGTCGAGGTGCGCACCGAAGGGACGCCGTTGGCGCTGTCCACCGGGGCGGACCTGACGGCCTACCGGGTGGTGCAGGAGGCCATGACGAACACCATGAAGCATGCCGCCGGGGCACGCATCCAGGTCCGCCTCGGGTACGAGCCCGACCGGCTCCGGATCGACGTCACCGACTCGGGTGGCATGCCCACCGCGGCGGCGTCCGCCGGCAGCGGTGCGGGACTGCTCGGCCTGCGCGAGCGGCTCGCCGTGTACGGCGGCACGCTGGAGGCCGGGGAGCGGCCCACAGGTGGGTACCGTGTCACCGCCGTCATCCCGGTGCCGGGGCCGATCCCGGTGCCCGCGCCGTGA
- a CDS encoding ABC transporter ATP-binding protein: MTSTEPLTEEPAAGAPPVIELREVTKKYDSGAPALASLSLRVSPGEALAVLGPSGSGKSTLLNLIAGLDRPSSGAVTVDGRRVDQMSETASAKFRRGRVGMVFQFFNLLDDLTVLDNVLLPAQLCGVPRAQARERAVGLLRHLRIDRYAAAYPGRLSGGQRQRVAVARALVNRPALLLADEPTGALDTAAGEEVTALLAELNREGLTVVLVTHDVRLAEATATRVIELVDGAIVRDAAVGA; the protein is encoded by the coding sequence GTGACCAGCACCGAGCCCCTTACCGAGGAGCCCGCCGCAGGAGCACCACCGGTCATCGAGCTGCGGGAGGTGACCAAGAAGTACGACTCCGGAGCGCCCGCGCTCGCCAGCCTGTCGCTGCGGGTGAGCCCCGGCGAGGCACTCGCCGTCCTCGGCCCGTCGGGCAGCGGCAAGTCAACCCTGCTCAACCTGATCGCCGGGCTCGACCGGCCGAGTTCGGGCGCCGTCACAGTGGACGGACGCCGGGTCGACCAGATGAGTGAGACGGCGTCGGCGAAGTTCCGCCGTGGCCGCGTCGGCATGGTCTTCCAGTTCTTCAACCTGCTCGACGACCTCACCGTGCTGGACAACGTCCTGCTGCCGGCCCAGCTCTGCGGGGTGCCCCGCGCGCAGGCCCGGGAACGTGCTGTGGGCCTGCTCCGCCACCTGCGCATAGACCGGTACGCGGCGGCCTACCCCGGCCGGTTGTCCGGTGGGCAGCGGCAGCGGGTCGCGGTCGCCCGCGCGCTGGTCAACCGCCCGGCGCTGCTGCTCGCGGACGAGCCGACCGGGGCGCTCGACACCGCCGCCGGCGAGGAGGTGACGGCGCTGCTCGCCGAGCTCAACCGGGAAGGGCTGACCGTCGTGCTCGTCACGCACGACGTCCGGCTCGCCGAGGCGACCGCGACCCGTGTCATCGAGCTGGTGGACGGCGCGATCGTGCGCGATGCCGCGGTGGGCGCCTGA
- a CDS encoding ABC transporter permease translates to MAAVGRVVRSGVARRRVQTAVMVLTVVTAVSASVLAAGLLVASRAPFDRAFARQAGAHLTARFDGGAVHTDTLAATRSLPGVAAAAGPFRTLSTRPTAVTLPDGGGLNIPDGQLPLLTLVGRSAADAAGQVDKVILVDGRWPTGPGEIVLDAGASLPPLTGLKLTFADLPGAPVLTVVGRGRSMTHSASGWVTPDQLTALAQAPESAGYQMLYRLTAAATDAEVQAGRDAISAALPAGTMTGSQSYLPVRRSALADTTVYVPFVAAFGLLALAMSALIIGIVVSGAVGASTWRIGVLKALGFTPVQVVRAYVGQALVPSAVGTGLGLLLGNLAAVPILDQQASAYQVGAQTIPPWVDIAVAGWVLLLVGLAALLASARAGRLRAMDAIAVGRAPRAGRGRLAQRLAGRLPLPRPIALGLAAPFAHPARSAVLAAAVCLGVVGATFAVSLGATLTTLTEDNGADGRGDVLIDMGGMLAAGDGVAAVETRGKPGNQAGPAGGAVGGGSVGGSVGGGGPANGGGPAQEPDPRAAAAAISAAPGTERFYGTAETELSAAAIAGPLQVTAYDGDASWASLPMISGRWFGGPGEAVVDTRFLRAANTEVGGTVTLDGGGRTVTLRIAGEFFDLHADTIDLRTDMGSLASLGLGLAPSRFDVDLRTGTDAVQYLARLRPDLEAAGAMGWTNDPAPGSTIIIMRSLITMLTLMIAAVAVLGVLDTVVLDVRRRVRDFGILKALGMTPRQTMVVIVTSVAGIGVLAGLVGVPTGIALHHFVVPRMGATGGTSVPARYLDVLRLPEQLGLLAGGLVIAVAGALAPAGWAAGSRTATALRSE, encoded by the coding sequence ATGGCGGCCGTCGGGCGGGTGGTGCGCTCCGGGGTGGCGCGCCGGCGGGTGCAGACCGCGGTGATGGTGCTGACCGTGGTCACCGCGGTGAGCGCGTCGGTACTCGCGGCAGGCCTGCTCGTCGCTTCCCGGGCGCCCTTCGACCGCGCGTTCGCCCGGCAGGCCGGGGCGCACCTGACCGCGCGGTTCGACGGCGGCGCCGTCCATACCGACACGCTGGCCGCGACCCGTTCCCTTCCAGGAGTCGCGGCCGCGGCCGGGCCGTTCCGCACGCTGTCCACCCGCCCCACCGCGGTCACCCTGCCCGACGGCGGCGGCCTGAACATTCCGGACGGACAGCTGCCGCTGCTGACGTTGGTCGGCCGCTCCGCGGCGGACGCGGCCGGCCAGGTCGACAAGGTGATCCTGGTCGACGGCCGTTGGCCGACCGGGCCGGGTGAGATCGTGCTCGACGCCGGTGCCTCGCTGCCGCCGTTGACCGGACTGAAGCTCACGTTCGCCGATCTGCCGGGCGCTCCGGTTCTCACGGTTGTCGGCCGGGGCCGATCCATGACGCACAGCGCGTCCGGCTGGGTCACGCCGGATCAGCTCACAGCCCTGGCGCAGGCCCCGGAGTCGGCGGGATACCAGATGCTCTACCGGCTCACCGCGGCCGCCACCGACGCCGAGGTCCAGGCCGGGCGGGACGCGATCAGCGCGGCGCTGCCGGCCGGCACGATGACCGGCTCGCAGTCCTATCTGCCCGTCCGCAGGAGCGCGCTCGCGGACACCACGGTCTACGTCCCGTTCGTGGCCGCCTTCGGGCTGCTGGCGCTCGCGATGTCCGCACTGATCATCGGCATCGTGGTCAGCGGGGCGGTGGGCGCCTCAACCTGGCGGATCGGAGTGCTCAAGGCACTCGGCTTCACGCCGGTCCAGGTCGTGCGGGCCTACGTCGGCCAGGCCCTGGTACCGAGCGCGGTCGGCACCGGGCTCGGGCTGCTGCTGGGCAACCTCGCGGCGGTCCCGATCCTCGACCAGCAGGCTTCGGCCTACCAGGTGGGGGCGCAGACCATTCCGCCCTGGGTCGACATCGCCGTCGCCGGCTGGGTCCTCCTCCTCGTCGGCCTCGCCGCGCTGCTCGCCTCGGCGCGGGCGGGCCGGCTGCGCGCGATGGACGCGATCGCGGTCGGCCGGGCGCCGCGTGCCGGCCGCGGCCGGCTGGCGCAGCGGTTGGCCGGCCGGCTTCCGCTGCCCCGCCCGATCGCTCTCGGGCTCGCGGCCCCGTTCGCGCACCCCGCCCGCTCGGCGGTGCTCGCGGCCGCGGTGTGCCTCGGTGTGGTCGGAGCGACGTTCGCCGTCAGCCTCGGCGCCACGCTCACCACGCTCACCGAGGACAACGGCGCGGATGGCCGCGGCGACGTCCTGATCGACATGGGGGGCATGCTGGCCGCGGGTGACGGCGTCGCGGCCGTCGAGACCCGCGGGAAGCCGGGGAACCAGGCGGGCCCGGCCGGCGGGGCGGTCGGCGGCGGCTCAGTCGGCGGCTCAGTCGGCGGCGGAGGCCCGGCCAACGGCGGCGGTCCGGCGCAGGAGCCGGACCCACGGGCGGCGGCAGCGGCGATCTCCGCCGCGCCGGGCACGGAGCGCTTCTACGGAACCGCCGAGACCGAACTGTCCGCGGCGGCGATCGCCGGCCCGCTCCAGGTCACCGCCTACGACGGCGACGCCTCCTGGGCGAGCCTTCCGATGATCTCCGGCAGGTGGTTCGGCGGACCCGGCGAGGCCGTCGTCGACACCCGGTTCCTGCGCGCGGCGAACACCGAGGTCGGAGGAACGGTCACCCTCGACGGCGGCGGGCGCACGGTCACACTGCGGATCGCCGGCGAGTTCTTCGACCTCCATGCCGACACCATCGATCTGAGGACCGACATGGGCTCGCTCGCGAGCCTCGGGCTCGGCCTGGCTCCGAGCAGGTTCGACGTCGATCTCAGGACCGGCACGGACGCCGTGCAGTACCTGGCACGGCTGCGGCCGGACCTCGAGGCCGCCGGCGCGATGGGCTGGACGAACGATCCCGCGCCCGGCAGCACGATCATCATCATGAGATCGCTGATCACGATGCTGACCCTGATGATCGCCGCCGTGGCGGTGCTCGGCGTCCTCGACACGGTCGTGCTGGATGTCCGACGCCGGGTGCGGGACTTCGGCATCCTCAAGGCGCTGGGCATGACCCCGCGCCAGACCATGGTGGTGATCGTGACCTCGGTGGCCGGCATCGGGGTGCTGGCCGGGTTGGTCGGCGTACCCACCGGGATCGCCCTGCACCACTTCGTCGTGCCCAGGATGGGTGCCACCGGCGGCACCAGCGTCCCGGCCCGCTATCTGGACGTCCTGCGCCTGCCGGAACAGCTCGGCCTGCTCGCCGGCGGCCTCGTCATCGCCGTCGCGGGAGCGCTGGCACCTGCCGGGTGGGCGGCGGGAAGCAGGACCGCGACGGCCCTGCGTTCCGAGTAA
- a CDS encoding PH domain-containing protein, giving the protein MVLETVAVLVGVVALNIYAAAHGRGGGILITLLWWGALAAVLRLLWRMLTWYCTILLVTNSRFVKVSGIISLKVQSIPMSKITDLSYTLDPNGRVLGYGTFALETEGDHKSELEKLEYVPQPDQFYLLFCNSIFGGAPEPTAGE; this is encoded by the coding sequence GTGGTACTCGAGACGGTCGCGGTCCTCGTGGGCGTCGTGGCACTCAACATCTACGCGGCGGCCCATGGCAGGGGCGGCGGCATCCTGATCACGCTGCTGTGGTGGGGTGCGCTCGCCGCGGTCCTGCGGTTGCTGTGGCGCATGCTCACCTGGTACTGCACGATCCTGCTGGTCACGAACTCGCGGTTTGTCAAGGTGTCCGGCATCATCTCCCTCAAGGTGCAGAGCATTCCGATGTCGAAGATCACGGACCTCTCCTACACCCTCGATCCCAACGGTCGGGTGCTCGGCTATGGCACGTTCGCCCTGGAGACCGAGGGGGACCACAAGAGCGAGCTGGAGAAGCTTGAGTACGTGCCCCAGCCCGACCAGTTCTACCTGCTGTTCTGCAACAGCATTTTCGGGGGCGCGCCGGAGCCCACCGCGGGGGAGTAG
- a CDS encoding ABC transporter substrate-binding protein, translating into MLSRRRTLCAALSAVILGTASLLAGCTSPEASAAVGCTAPGVTDDQISLGVLVPDSGPAAEGFTNSLAGVEARLGAVNAAGGVNGRKVVYQWRDDKGSTTGNDLGARELVERQQVFGLVELSVAASASAAYLAGRGVPVTGLANEPVWSTMPNMFAFTYVTGAAVDTQGRFVSSQGGTRAVILQPALSAGMTETGQKYEASMRAAGVRVVDIVNFTSGVDTPTTVAKRVISAKADTIISLISPENLIGVLNLLRQASRAPKVVLSTNGYGRELLQNFGAQAAGITMPLVYRPLELGGPATEAYLDAMTRYAPQVTHPENDASVLAYIATDIYLEGLRLAGACPNRQGFIGRLRAVNSYDAGGLISPISFRTDAIRPTTCYSFVQANSAGNGFLVVEPDLCGSAISP; encoded by the coding sequence ATGCTCTCCCGCCGTCGGACGCTGTGCGCTGCACTCTCCGCGGTCATCCTCGGCACGGCGAGCCTGCTCGCCGGATGCACGTCGCCCGAGGCAAGCGCGGCCGTCGGCTGCACCGCGCCCGGTGTGACCGACGACCAGATCAGTCTCGGCGTACTGGTCCCGGACTCCGGGCCGGCCGCGGAGGGCTTCACGAACTCGCTGGCCGGGGTCGAGGCCCGCCTCGGCGCGGTGAACGCGGCCGGGGGCGTGAACGGCCGAAAGGTCGTCTACCAGTGGCGCGACGACAAGGGCTCGACAACCGGAAACGACCTCGGTGCCCGCGAGCTCGTCGAGCGCCAGCAGGTCTTCGGGCTGGTCGAGCTGTCGGTGGCCGCCTCGGCGAGCGCGGCCTACCTGGCCGGCCGGGGCGTTCCCGTGACCGGCCTGGCCAACGAGCCGGTCTGGTCGACGATGCCGAACATGTTCGCGTTCACCTATGTGACCGGCGCCGCCGTCGACACGCAGGGGCGCTTTGTGAGCTCCCAGGGCGGTACCCGTGCGGTGATCCTGCAGCCCGCACTGTCGGCGGGCATGACCGAGACCGGGCAGAAATACGAGGCCAGCATGAGGGCCGCCGGCGTTCGCGTGGTCGACATCGTCAACTTCACCTCGGGCGTGGACACGCCGACCACGGTTGCCAAAAGAGTCATCTCGGCAAAGGCCGACACGATTATCAGCCTCATTTCCCCGGAGAATCTCATCGGCGTTCTCAACCTGCTGCGGCAGGCCAGTCGCGCGCCGAAGGTGGTTCTTTCGACCAACGGTTACGGCCGGGAGCTCCTGCAGAACTTCGGGGCGCAGGCGGCGGGAATCACCATGCCGCTGGTTTACCGGCCGTTGGAGCTCGGCGGCCCGGCGACCGAGGCCTACCTCGACGCGATGACGCGGTACGCACCGCAGGTCACCCATCCCGAGAACGACGCCTCGGTGCTCGCCTACATCGCCACCGACATCTACCTGGAGGGCCTGCGCCTGGCCGGGGCCTGCCCGAACCGCCAGGGCTTCATCGGCCGGCTGCGCGCGGTGAACAGCTACGACGCCGGCGGCCTGATCAGCCCGATCAGCTTCCGCACCGACGCGATCCGGCCGACCACGTGCTACTCCTTCGTGCAGGCCAACTCGGCCGGCAACGGGTTCCTGGTGGTCGAGCCGGATCTGTGTGGCAGCGCGATCAGCCCCTGA